A single Nostoc sp. PCC 7107 DNA region contains:
- the hpsL gene encoding hormogonium polysaccharide biosynthesis protein HpsL yields the protein MAKVKSKSQKSKNSKKQPAKKEAPTLSLQERLAQKRQTTKARKEFMDLLSKSLSGGLFLGFLLFLFAGIKAALPAVLGILVMSFSYKYPRQALIGFMIYVPFGGTITYYIGNSPILQLAKDSFYIPVAIALWQICRKQKLPFVVPQQIKIPLYFVLASSLLTLVFINGGQQLNPPPVGLLQTPVKEIPIGLGILGLKVFLGYVPLITCAYYLIRDKKDFLLLTRLQIVLILICCGLGFLQYLLLVVGVCEGTRNLEGAALFKATLEARCYFGGALVYSPSQGIIRLPGTFVAPWQWAWFLISSTFFAFATGFSDPSVLWRLTSLGSLALIFVNAVVSGQRIALALVPTCFVMLLLLTGQIANLKRFIPIGVGLVMILGIAVVTNPVVVQERLDSFLVRWNASPPQDFIIQQFEENWKNVDTPIGSGLGRATNSARALGETKLVETYYPKVLYEVGIFGVLGFFALVNVLTFTAFKTYRSIKNRNFRSYGASMWVFILFISYNTYYYPLDVDPVAVYYWFFAGVLFKLPALDKQEKEDADPEKVTKKKRSQIKF from the coding sequence ATGGCAAAAGTAAAATCAAAATCCCAGAAATCCAAAAACTCAAAAAAGCAGCCTGCAAAAAAGGAAGCACCTACTCTTAGCCTCCAAGAAAGGTTAGCCCAAAAACGTCAAACAACTAAAGCCCGCAAAGAATTCATGGATTTGCTAAGTAAATCCTTATCTGGAGGGCTATTTTTAGGTTTTTTGTTATTTTTATTCGCTGGAATTAAGGCAGCATTACCGGCTGTCTTAGGGATTCTAGTGATGTCTTTTTCTTATAAATATCCCCGTCAAGCTTTAATTGGCTTTATGATTTATGTTCCCTTTGGGGGAACAATTACTTATTACATTGGCAATAGTCCAATTTTGCAATTAGCGAAAGATTCATTTTATATCCCAGTGGCGATCGCACTTTGGCAAATTTGCCGCAAACAGAAGTTGCCTTTCGTTGTTCCCCAACAAATTAAAATTCCTCTGTATTTTGTATTAGCTTCAAGTCTATTAACTCTGGTATTTATTAATGGCGGACAACAACTTAACCCACCGCCTGTAGGGCTATTACAAACACCAGTTAAAGAAATACCTATAGGCTTAGGAATTCTCGGTTTAAAAGTATTTTTAGGTTATGTGCCTTTAATTACTTGTGCTTACTATCTAATTCGGGATAAAAAAGATTTTCTATTGTTAACTCGCTTACAAATTGTTCTCATCTTGATTTGCTGTGGGCTAGGATTTCTCCAATACCTACTATTAGTAGTTGGGGTTTGTGAAGGTACACGAAATTTAGAAGGTGCTGCTTTATTTAAAGCCACACTTGAAGCCCGATGTTATTTTGGCGGAGCTTTAGTCTACAGTCCCAGTCAAGGAATTATTCGCCTCCCAGGAACATTTGTGGCACCTTGGCAATGGGCATGGTTTTTAATTTCTAGCACCTTTTTTGCTTTTGCTACAGGTTTTTCTGACCCATCGGTTTTGTGGAGGCTCACAAGTTTAGGTTCTTTAGCTTTAATCTTTGTCAACGCAGTAGTTTCTGGACAGAGAATTGCTTTAGCCTTAGTACCAACTTGCTTTGTAATGCTGCTATTACTCACTGGTCAAATTGCTAACCTTAAACGGTTTATCCCTATTGGGGTGGGGCTAGTGATGATTTTGGGAATTGCAGTTGTGACTAACCCTGTAGTTGTTCAAGAACGACTAGATAGTTTTTTAGTTCGTTGGAATGCTTCACCGCCGCAAGATTTTATCATCCAGCAATTTGAGGAAAACTGGAAAAACGTTGACACCCCTATAGGAAGTGGCTTAGGTCGGGCGACTAACTCGGCGCGTGCATTAGGTGAGACTAAGTTAGTAGAGACATACTATCCAAAAGTCTTATATGAGGTGGGTATTTTTGGTGTGTTGGGTTTTTTCGCTTTAGTTAATGTCCTGACATTTACTGCGTTCAAGACTTATCGCTCGATAAAAAACCGTAATTTCCGCAGTTACGGAGCATCTATGTGGGTGTTTATATTGTTTATTAGCTACAACACCTACTACTATCCTCTAGACGTTGATCCGGTCGCTGTATATTATTGGTTTTTTGCGGGAGTCCTCTTCAAATTACCAGCACTGGATAAACAAGAAAAAGAAGATGCCGATCCTGAAAAAGTAACCAAGAAAAAACGTTCACAAATCAAGTTTTAA
- the hpsN gene encoding hormogonium polysaccharide biosynthesis glycosyltransferase HpsN, with the protein MNDLPLISVIIPTYGREEALKDSIVDVLIQDYPHFEVLVVDQSPKHQLEVQTYLEEVAALGKIQWFRLSWASLPGARNYGVRRSSGEIILFIDDDVRLTPGFLMAHAKNYLQNPEIGAVAGRVFDRMKLGESGGNLQIEYLPPEAMNPGIAWYYLDLVHTVKPQQVLTARGCNMSFRREIFSKYGLRFDERFRGSAVREESDFCLRIRKTGYKIWYDPESHLIHLGEETGGCHDISTRSLKYQFTFYHNNFLMALKNLNFSEFLQLSASLFDCQVLGHPPCNKSGSFVAVLSRAMFYILGFINALSSVVQSLWDDGQIYTKLDQQSQILVVDKQTSMSAN; encoded by the coding sequence ATGAATGATTTGCCTTTAATTTCCGTAATTATACCAACATACGGACGAGAGGAAGCGCTAAAGGATAGTATTGTTGATGTTCTGATTCAAGATTATCCCCATTTTGAAGTTTTGGTAGTAGATCAATCACCAAAACATCAGCTAGAAGTTCAAACTTATTTAGAAGAAGTAGCTGCTTTAGGCAAAATTCAATGGTTTCGTTTGAGTTGGGCTAGTTTACCTGGGGCGCGGAATTATGGTGTGCGGCGGTCATCTGGAGAAATAATTTTATTTATTGATGATGATGTGAGGTTAACGCCTGGGTTTTTAATGGCTCATGCGAAAAATTATTTACAAAATCCAGAAATTGGGGCTGTCGCTGGGCGAGTATTTGACAGAATGAAGTTAGGCGAATCTGGGGGAAACTTACAGATTGAATATCTACCTCCCGAAGCGATGAATCCAGGTATTGCTTGGTATTATCTTGATTTAGTACATACAGTTAAACCCCAACAAGTGCTAACAGCTAGGGGGTGCAATATGTCATTTCGCCGTGAGATTTTCAGTAAGTATGGACTGAGATTTGATGAGAGATTTCGTGGTAGTGCTGTACGGGAAGAATCTGATTTTTGTTTGAGAATCAGAAAGACCGGATATAAGATTTGGTATGACCCAGAATCCCATTTAATTCATTTAGGTGAAGAAACTGGTGGTTGTCATGATATTAGTACGCGATCGCTCAAATATCAATTCACGTTCTATCACAATAATTTTTTGATGGCGTTGAAGAACCTGAATTTTAGTGAATTTTTACAATTATCTGCTAGTTTATTCGATTGTCAGGTTTTAGGACATCCACCTTGTAACAAAAGCGGTTCTTTTGTTGCTGTTTTATCCCGTGCTATGTTCTATATTTTAGGTTTTATCAATGCCTTATCTAGTGTAGTTCAATCACTCTGGGATGATGGGCAGATTTACACTAAGTTGGATCAACAATCACAGATATTAGTTGTTGATAAGCAAACTTCGATGTCTGCTAATTGA
- the hpsP gene encoding hormogonium polysaccharide biosynthesis glycosyltransferase HpsP: MRILQIVPSISLIYGGPSQMVLGLAPALANEGVKVTILTTDSNGDNGQQPLDVPLNRPIKQDGYEIIYFRCAPFRRYKFSLDLLNWLKNHANEFDLAHIHALFSPISSAAATVCRQQKLPYILRPLGTLDPADLQKKKQLKKLYIELIERQNLASAAAIHFTSEQEAKISERFGVNTKDLVIPLGVKPTQRISSSAVSSQLGIPEDLPLVLFMSRIDPKKGLNLLIPALEKLLTNDCKFHFILAGTNPQDPDYEQKIQTQIENSPLRSHTTITGFVSGELKAGLLQAADLFVLPSYYENFGIAVAEAMVAGIPVVISDQVHIWQQVSDSQSGWVGRTDVSSLFELLQQALQNPEERQRRGQNAQNYALEHFSWDAIARQMIQAYEQILNK; encoded by the coding sequence ATGCGTATATTACAAATTGTTCCGTCTATTTCTTTGATTTATGGTGGCCCTAGTCAAATGGTATTAGGGTTAGCTCCAGCTTTAGCAAACGAGGGTGTAAAAGTTACTATTCTGACAACTGATAGTAATGGCGATAATGGTCAACAACCTTTAGATGTACCTTTAAATCGCCCAATTAAACAAGATGGCTATGAAATTATTTATTTTCGCTGTGCGCCATTTCGTCGTTATAAATTTTCGCTAGATTTACTCAATTGGCTGAAAAATCATGCTAATGAATTTGATTTGGCACATATTCATGCTTTATTTTCACCTATTAGTAGTGCAGCGGCAACTGTTTGTCGTCAACAAAAATTACCTTATATTTTGCGTCCTTTAGGTACTCTCGATCCGGCTGATTTACAGAAGAAAAAACAATTAAAAAAGCTGTATATAGAGTTAATTGAACGGCAAAATTTAGCCAGTGCAGCAGCGATTCATTTTACTAGTGAACAAGAAGCAAAAATATCAGAACGATTTGGAGTCAATACAAAAGATTTAGTAATTCCTTTGGGTGTGAAACCGACGCAAAGAATTTCATCAAGTGCAGTAAGCAGTCAGTTAGGTATACCAGAAGATTTGCCTTTGGTGCTGTTTATGTCGCGGATTGACCCAAAAAAAGGGTTGAATTTGTTAATTCCGGCTTTAGAAAAACTCTTGACAAATGATTGCAAGTTTCATTTTATTTTAGCTGGGACAAATCCTCAAGACCCAGATTATGAACAAAAAATTCAAACTCAAATTGAGAATTCACCGTTGCGATCGCATACTACCATTACAGGCTTTGTTAGTGGTGAGTTAAAAGCTGGTTTACTGCAAGCAGCTGATTTATTTGTTTTACCTTCTTACTACGAAAACTTTGGTATTGCTGTGGCTGAAGCGATGGTAGCCGGGATACCTGTAGTTATTTCTGACCAAGTGCATATTTGGCAGCAAGTAAGCGATAGTCAATCGGGATGGGTTGGGAGAACAGATGTCTCTTCGTTGTTTGAGTTATTACAACAAGCTTTGCAAAATCCTGAAGAACGCCAACGCCGGGGACAAAATGCTCAAAATTATGCCTTAGAGCATTTTAGCTGGGATGCGATCGCTCGGCAAATGATTCAAGCTTATGAGCAGATACTGAACAAGTAA
- a CDS encoding extracellular solute-binding protein encodes MPRELKNTPKVKAQSKSSKIVTSVAMIIAALGLTYIPLPGSQKTVIVVSGTELQEPLQELEAKFEQANPNIRLELKFQGSQELVNNYLDQKNDFKPTILIPANGEILTELSDRLRTTNPTEPFYDSPRPLAKTLLVGIAWPERGKVLFPNGRFQWSKLEQAMQAGNWGKVGGSSNWGSFDFVTTDPTRSNSGQLTLNLWTQSKLGGAINADSFNNSSIQTLFSLIKKSVYQPPRSTDILLQEFIVRGANDADVATVYESVALYRWQQSAASKGKPYQVYYLDPSIETTATAAIVRRDVDAGTAKAAKQFLDFLTQPEQQAVFIQYGFRPVNNNVDLKTVPNSPWSQNIPGAEVNPSVKILPPPDIQIITEIQRQWERAN; translated from the coding sequence ATGCCAAGAGAATTAAAAAATACCCCTAAAGTGAAAGCACAGTCGAAATCATCAAAAATTGTTACTTCAGTTGCGATGATTATTGCAGCTTTGGGTTTAACTTATATTCCTCTTCCTGGTTCACAAAAAACTGTAATTGTTGTTAGTGGAACAGAACTACAAGAACCACTGCAAGAATTAGAAGCTAAATTTGAGCAGGCTAATCCTAATATTAGATTAGAATTAAAATTTCAAGGTTCTCAAGAACTAGTTAATAATTATCTTGACCAGAAGAATGATTTTAAACCGACCATATTAATTCCTGCTAATGGAGAAATTTTAACAGAATTAAGCGATCGCCTCCGCACCACAAATCCAACTGAACCTTTTTACGATTCTCCCCGACCACTAGCAAAAACCTTATTAGTGGGTATCGCTTGGCCAGAAAGGGGTAAAGTTCTCTTCCCCAATGGACGCTTTCAATGGTCAAAACTAGAACAAGCAATGCAAGCTGGTAACTGGGGAAAAGTTGGCGGTTCAAGTAATTGGGGTAGTTTTGATTTTGTCACGACTGATCCCACAAGGTCTAATAGTGGTCAGTTAACTTTAAACTTGTGGACACAATCAAAATTAGGTGGTGCTATTAACGCCGATAGTTTCAACAATTCATCTATACAAACACTATTTAGTTTAATCAAAAAATCAGTTTATCAACCACCTCGTTCAACAGATATTCTTTTGCAAGAATTTATTGTTAGAGGTGCTAATGATGCTGATGTCGCTACTGTATATGAAAGTGTAGCTTTATATCGTTGGCAACAATCAGCAGCCAGCAAAGGCAAACCTTACCAAGTTTATTATTTAGACCCATCAATTGAAACTACCGCCACCGCAGCAATTGTCCGGCGAGATGTAGATGCAGGTACAGCAAAAGCCGCAAAGCAGTTTTTAGACTTTCTCACCCAACCAGAACAACAAGCAGTATTTATCCAATACGGTTTCCGTCCAGTGAATAATAATGTTGATTTAAAAACTGTACCTAATAGTCCGTGGAGTCAAAATATTCCCGGTGCAGAAGTTAATCCGAGTGTGAAAATCCTTCCACCACCAGATATTCAAATAATTACAGAAATTCAACGCCAGTGGGAACGGGCGAATTAA
- a CDS encoding VWA domain-containing protein codes for MTGCNTNSTSDDNFTGLKVKLLVGSALGDFCNQAAKNFNATQPKLDSGAAFQVKCEALGSGDVVTEVVALADQLQKGTVKADAADFPTIISLDGDIYQSQLIYRMNQISPGKNYIPDITESPLIANTPMVFMAQADVAAGLRKVADPYKVLVTAKTHRDIDPASPPLTVHYVHSAPTRSNSGLQTLVAQYVSVSGKRPEDITSADVQKFQPQIQQIQSKITRYGISTNSLAQAMVKNGPFWASVGSMYESSVIVANSGLPQGKQRYQAVYPKATFTSNMRAIVPNAPWVSADEKAAAEKFITYWRSPETQKLAPDLGLRPGTPGVALGAKFTPEFGVEPQAKYDSLRPPKPEVVDAMLKSWQESVKKPSLVVVVVDSSGSMSGDKLPAVQNTLQNYIKNLGPKEQIALIDFDSVIRQPVLVDGTPQGRDRGWQFINGLRADGGTNLYDAALEARNWLQKNLRKDAINAVLILTDGEDAGSKIKLDELEQELKKSGFATDQRIGFFTIGYGKEGEFKPDVLKEIAELNGGYYSQGNPETILQLMSNLQVEF; via the coding sequence ATGACGGGGTGTAACACTAACTCGACTTCTGACGATAATTTTACAGGGTTAAAAGTCAAACTATTGGTTGGTAGCGCGTTGGGAGACTTCTGTAACCAAGCGGCAAAAAACTTTAATGCTACACAACCAAAGCTAGATAGTGGTGCAGCTTTTCAGGTGAAATGCGAAGCACTGGGTAGTGGCGATGTTGTAACTGAGGTAGTGGCTTTAGCAGATCAATTGCAAAAAGGAACAGTAAAAGCTGATGCAGCAGATTTTCCCACAATTATTTCTCTGGATGGAGATATATATCAAAGTCAGTTAATTTACCGGATGAACCAAATTTCGCCGGGGAAAAATTACATTCCAGACATTACAGAATCTCCACTCATCGCTAACACGCCAATGGTATTTATGGCGCAAGCTGATGTCGCGGCTGGATTGCGAAAAGTTGCTGACCCTTATAAGGTGTTGGTGACAGCAAAAACTCACCGTGATATTGACCCAGCGTCACCACCGTTAACAGTTCATTATGTACATTCTGCGCCGACGCGTTCTAATTCTGGGTTGCAAACATTGGTAGCGCAATACGTCAGCGTTTCGGGTAAACGTCCCGAAGATATAACCTCTGCGGATGTGCAGAAGTTTCAACCCCAAATTCAGCAAATCCAAAGCAAAATTACTCGTTACGGTATTTCGACTAATTCTCTCGCCCAAGCAATGGTGAAGAATGGGCCATTTTGGGCTTCGGTTGGTTCGATGTATGAATCGAGTGTAATTGTAGCAAATTCAGGCTTACCACAGGGAAAGCAGCGTTATCAAGCAGTTTATCCCAAAGCCACATTTACTTCTAATATGCGGGCAATTGTACCCAATGCACCTTGGGTTAGCGCAGATGAAAAGGCTGCTGCTGAGAAGTTTATCACTTATTGGCGATCGCCAGAAACTCAAAAACTTGCCCCAGATTTGGGTTTACGTCCCGGAACGCCAGGGGTTGCGTTAGGTGCTAAATTCACACCCGAATTTGGTGTAGAACCCCAAGCTAAGTATGATTCGCTGCGTCCACCAAAGCCGGAAGTTGTGGACGCAATGCTGAAATCTTGGCAAGAATCAGTAAAAAAACCTTCGTTGGTGGTAGTTGTTGTTGATTCTTCTGGGTCAATGTCAGGGGATAAATTACCTGCTGTCCAAAATACTTTACAAAATTACATTAAAAACTTGGGGCCAAAAGAGCAAATTGCCTTGATTGATTTTGACTCGGTAATTCGTCAGCCTGTATTAGTAGATGGTACACCCCAAGGACGCGATCGCGGTTGGCAATTTATCAATGGACTCCGGGCTGATGGCGGGACAAATTTATATGATGCGGCTTTAGAAGCCAGAAATTGGCTACAGAAAAATCTGCGTAAAGATGCAATTAATGCTGTGTTGATATTAACTGATGGGGAAGATGCAGGTTCAAAAATTAAGCTGGATGAGTTAGAACAAGAATTGAAAAAAAGCGGTTTTGCAACTGACCAAAGAATTGGGTTTTTTACGATTGGTTATGGCAAAGAAGGAGAATTTAAACCTGATGTTTTGAAAGAAATTGCTGAGTTGAACGGAGGGTATTATTCTCAAGGCAATCCTGAGACAATTTTGCAGTTAATGTCAAATTTGCAGGTGGAGTTTTAA
- a CDS encoding peroxiredoxin: MTLHLGDTVPNFTQASTHGDINFYEWAGDSWVVLFSHPADFTPVCTTELGTVAKLKPEFDKRNVKAIALSVDDVESHNGWVGDIEETQSTTLNYPILADADRKVSDLYDMIHPNANAAVTVRSVFIIDPNKKLRLSFTYPPSTGRNFDEILRVIDSLQLTDNYSVATPADWKDGDKVVIVPSLKDPEVLKEKFPKGYEVVKPYLRLTPQPNK, encoded by the coding sequence ATGACTCTCCATCTTGGTGATACAGTACCCAACTTTACACAAGCCTCTACACATGGCGACATAAATTTTTACGAATGGGCAGGTGACAGCTGGGTAGTGCTGTTTTCTCACCCTGCTGACTTTACACCTGTTTGCACTACTGAACTCGGTACAGTTGCCAAACTAAAACCCGAATTTGACAAGCGCAATGTGAAAGCGATCGCCCTCAGCGTTGATGATGTAGAATCTCATAACGGCTGGGTAGGCGACATCGAAGAAACCCAAAGCACCACACTCAACTATCCAATTTTGGCCGACGCAGATCGTAAAGTTTCTGACCTTTACGACATGATTCACCCCAACGCTAACGCTGCTGTCACAGTGCGTTCTGTCTTCATCATTGACCCCAACAAAAAACTGCGTCTTTCTTTCACCTATCCCCCCAGCACCGGACGCAACTTTGACGAAATTTTGCGCGTGATTGATTCACTACAACTAACTGATAACTACAGCGTGGCTACCCCAGCCGACTGGAAAGATGGCGATAAAGTTGTCATCGTCCCTTCCCTCAAAGACCCCGAAGTCTTAAAAGAAAAATTCCCCAAAGGTTACGAAGTCGTCAAACCCTATCTGCGGTTAACTCCTCAACCTAACAAGTAA
- a CDS encoding Uma2 family endonuclease codes for MLSSPLLIQIPPSMQMTDEQFFDFCQVNRDLRIECNQFGEISIMPPTGSETGNRNFNVALQLGVWSEKDGTGICFDSSTGFTLSTGAKRSPDASWMKLERWNTLSSEQQQVFAPICPDFVIELRSLSDNLQPLKDKMAEYMQEPGVQLGWLIDRKHHRVYIYRPSQSEECLENPDTVSGEPVLPGFVLNMSKIW; via the coding sequence ATGCTGTCATCTCCCTTGCTAATACAAATACCCCCATCAATGCAAATGACAGATGAACAATTCTTTGATTTCTGTCAAGTAAATCGAGATTTACGCATTGAGTGTAATCAATTTGGAGAAATTTCAATTATGCCGCCTACGGGTTCAGAAACAGGAAATCGTAACTTTAATGTAGCTTTACAGCTAGGAGTTTGGTCAGAAAAAGATGGTACAGGTATTTGTTTTGACTCCAGTACAGGTTTTACACTATCCACGGGTGCAAAACGCTCTCCTGATGCTTCTTGGATGAAACTAGAACGGTGGAATACTTTATCATCAGAACAACAACAGGTATTCGCACCGATTTGTCCTGATTTTGTCATTGAATTGCGATCGCTTAGCGATAATCTCCAACCCCTCAAAGATAAAATGGCAGAATATATGCAAGAGCCAGGGGTACAGTTAGGTTGGTTGATTGACCGCAAACATCACCGAGTTTATATTTATCGTCCTAGTCAATCAGAAGAATGTTTAGAAAATCCTGATACAGTTAGCGGTGAACCTGTATTACCCGGATTTGTCCTAAATATGTCTAAAATTTGGTAG
- a CDS encoding NB-ARC domain-containing protein: protein MSNSLKASTTGLTIVDKARKRLGWTKTSTARWWQDAHTSRATLRRFWQGDRIQQEIFIAICQAVGINDWQSIAEIPNADFEETSTQYLDWDEAPDVESFYGRNQELTQLEKWIVGDRCKLIIITGIAGIGKTALALALADRLQLKFDGLIWKTRHSTPSLVSLLDGLLNIFEEAAVDDIPQNTAKLLHHLQQRRCLLILDGLDESEKHYHQFIQQLSRAHHQSCIILTSREQPNIIESNTKTVRSLTLTGLPKAGAVELLQARGFTGKELGLSPLIQLYRGNPLALKLVTPLIQSVFGGNIAAFLSQNTIVIGDRLRAILKKQFEQLSDLEQHILYWLAIWQQPISFSRLQTHLLISLDPATILDAIVSLEKRSLLEKWICSGEPAFTLQPLVMKIVTDELVERTTQEIIQVVQSGDICNFKILRTHWLLRPGSDDIVGDRILHQLQEKLLQIYGANLVQNLQQILLLLNDKSPLAIGYIACNLTTIINRLG, encoded by the coding sequence ATGTCAAACTCGCTCAAAGCATCAACGACTGGACTGACAATTGTAGACAAGGCGCGAAAACGTCTTGGCTGGACGAAAACTAGTACCGCGCGTTGGTGGCAAGATGCTCACACTTCTAGAGCTACTTTACGGCGATTTTGGCAAGGCGATCGCATTCAGCAAGAAATTTTCATCGCTATCTGTCAGGCTGTTGGCATTAACGATTGGCAAAGTATTGCAGAAATCCCTAACGCAGACTTCGAGGAAACCTCTACTCAATACCTCGACTGGGATGAAGCACCTGATGTTGAAAGTTTTTATGGACGTAATCAAGAATTAACTCAGTTAGAAAAATGGATTGTAGGCGATCGCTGTAAACTAATCATCATCACAGGGATTGCTGGCATTGGTAAAACTGCTCTGGCTCTGGCTTTAGCTGACCGCCTTCAGTTAAAATTTGATGGTTTAATCTGGAAAACCCGTCACTCTACACCATCCTTAGTTTCCCTGCTAGATGGACTTCTCAACATTTTTGAGGAAGCTGCTGTTGATGATATTCCCCAAAACACAGCAAAACTTCTTCACCACCTACAACAGCGTCGGTGTTTGTTGATTCTGGATGGATTGGATGAGTCAGAGAAGCACTATCATCAATTTATCCAGCAATTAAGCCGCGCTCATCATCAAAGTTGCATTATTCTTACCAGTCGAGAACAACCAAACATCATTGAGTCAAATACAAAAACTGTTCGCAGCCTCACGTTAACAGGATTACCAAAAGCTGGGGCTGTGGAACTATTGCAAGCCAGAGGATTCACAGGTAAGGAACTCGGACTATCACCCCTGATTCAACTTTATCGCGGCAATCCTTTGGCACTCAAACTAGTTACGCCATTGATTCAGTCGGTGTTTGGTGGGAATATTGCGGCTTTTCTGAGTCAAAATACCATAGTAATTGGCGATCGCTTACGTGCTATTCTCAAAAAACAGTTTGAGCAACTGAGCGATTTAGAACAACATATTCTCTATTGGTTAGCGATTTGGCAACAACCAATCTCTTTTAGCCGATTGCAGACTCATTTACTCATTTCTCTTGATCCAGCTACAATTTTAGATGCTATTGTCAGTTTAGAAAAGCGATCGCTTTTAGAAAAATGGATTTGTAGTGGTGAACCTGCTTTTACCTTACAACCACTGGTGATGAAAATTGTTACTGATGAATTAGTAGAACGTACGACTCAAGAGATTATTCAAGTTGTGCAAAGTGGTGATATTTGTAATTTTAAAATTTTGCGAACCCATTGGTTATTACGTCCGGGTAGTGATGATATTGTAGGCGATCGCATTTTGCATCAACTACAAGAAAAACTCTTGCAGATTTATGGGGCAAATCTCGTACAAAATCTCCAGCAAATTCTATTACTTTTAAATGATAAATCCCCTTTAGCAATTGGTTATATTGCTTGTAATCTCACAACAATTATTAACCGATTAGGATAA
- a CDS encoding UPF0175 family protein, which translates to MSIVIPDEILAATRMTDAELKQEIAVMLFQKDKLTLAQASRLAGMNRIAFQHLLASRQIPVHYGVDDFEQDIKNLQDMGRL; encoded by the coding sequence ATGAGCATTGTTATTCCTGATGAAATTTTAGCCGCAACTCGTATGACTGATGCTGAACTGAAACAAGAAATTGCAGTTATGCTGTTTCAGAAAGATAAACTCACCCTTGCTCAAGCCAGTCGTTTGGCAGGGATGAACCGGATTGCATTTCAGCATTTGCTTGCCAGCCGTCAAATTCCGGTTCACTATGGGGTGGATGATTTTGAACAAGACATCAAAAACTTGCAGGATATGGGCAGGTTATGA
- a CDS encoding DUF3368 domain-containing protein, with the protein MIIVSDTSPINNLAAINHLNLLQQLYDTVIIPEAVYQELTDPEFPVAGATEVKTFDWIQTRQVSDHNVVEALANDLDKGEAEAIALALEIKADQLLIDERRGRLIADRLQLRYVGILGILVEAKSRGLISTVKPLMDALRNQAGFWIDAALYNRVLQLVGED; encoded by the coding sequence ATGATTATTGTCAGCGATACCTCACCGATCAACAATCTTGCAGCTATCAATCACCTGAATCTACTGCAACAACTATATGATACTGTGATTATTCCGGAAGCAGTTTACCAAGAACTAACTGATCCCGAATTTCCCGTAGCAGGTGCAACTGAAGTAAAAACTTTTGACTGGATTCAAACTCGTCAAGTAAGCGATCACAATGTTGTAGAAGCATTGGCAAATGACTTAGATAAGGGTGAAGCTGAAGCAATCGCTTTGGCACTAGAAATCAAAGCGGATCAACTTTTGATTGATGAGCGTCGTGGTCGTTTGATTGCTGATAGACTGCAACTTCGATATGTAGGGATTTTAGGCATTTTAGTTGAAGCGAAAAGTCGAGGACTGATTTCGACAGTCAAACCCTTAATGGATGCTTTGCGTAATCAAGCAGGGTTTTGGATTGATGCAGCTTTATACAATCGAGTTTTACAGCTTGTTGGTGAGGATTAA